In Salvelinus namaycush isolate Seneca chromosome 17, SaNama_1.0, whole genome shotgun sequence, one genomic interval encodes:
- the LOC120061898 gene encoding fibroblast growth factor 18-like, which produces MAYVSKTFKRVNPREAAGTGQRGSEPRSQNICIQMLLVMCNPLQVFGVDGVNFSVHVENQTRVRDAMSRRHHRVYQLYSRTSGKHVQVLGRRISARGEDGDKYAQLVVEADTFGSQVRIRGKETNFYLCMNRRGKLVGKKASNKSEDCVFVEKVLENHYTALMSARYAGWYVGFTKRGRPRRGPHTLPNQQDVHFMKRFPPGEYPETTPFRFTTVNKRSKRVRAPGTR; this is translated from the exons ATGGCCTacgtgagtaagacgtttaagcgtgttaaccctcgcgaGGCTGCCGGCACAGGCCAGCGGGGATCTGAGCCCCGTTCTCAGAACAT ATGTATCCAGATGTTGCTGGTGATGTGCAATCCATTGCAG GTGTTTGGCGTGGATGGGGTTAACTTCAGCGTGCACGTGGAGAACCAGACCCGGGTGAGAGACGCTATGAGCCGGCGGCACCACCGGGTCTACCAGCTCTACAGCCGCACTAGCGGCAAACACGTCCAGGTGCTGGGTAGACGCATCAGTGCCCGCGGAGAGGACGGAGACAAATATG CCCAGCTTGTAGTGGAGGCTGACACCTTTGGTAGCCAGGTGAGAATCCGCGGCAAAGAGACCAACTTCTACCTGTGCATGAACCGCCGCGGCAAGCTGGTGGGAAAG AAGGCCAGTAATAAAAGTGAAGACTGCGTGTTTGTAGAAAAGGTTCTGGAGAACCACTACACCGCACTAATGTCGGCGCGATACGCCGGCTGGTACGTGGGCTTCACCAAGCGGGGGCGCCCTCGCCGCGGCCCCCACACGCTGCCCAACCAGCAGGACGTCCACTTTATGAAGCGCTTCCCACCCGGGGAGTACCCCGAAACCACGCCCTTCCGCTTCACAACGGTCAACAAGAGGAGTAAGAGGGTCCGTGCCCCTGGGACCCGCTAG
- the LOC120062303 gene encoding F-box/WD repeat-containing protein 11 isoform X3, which produces MTGSRKRPSEGNCDKEQCIALFDQWSETDQVEFVEHLISHMCHYQHGHINTYLKPMLQRDFITALPAQGLDHIAENILSFLDAQSLCSAELVCKEWQRVISEGMLWKKLIERMVRTDPLWKGLSERHQWEKYLFKNRTTEVPPNSYYHSLYPKIIQDIETIEANWRCGRHNLQRIQCRSENSKGVYCLQYDDDKIISGLRDNSIKIWDKQSLECLKILTGHTGSVLCLQYDERVIVTGSSDSTVRVWDVTSGEVLNTLIHHNEAVLHLRFCNGLMVTCSKDRSIAVWDMASPTDISLRRVLVGHRAAVNVVDFDDKYIVSASGDRTIKVWSTSTCEFVRTLNGHKRGIACLQYRDRLVVSGSSDNTIRLWDIECGACLRVLEGHEELVRCIRFDNKRIVSGAYDGKIKVWDLQAALDPRAPASTLCLRTLVEHSGRVFRLQFDEFQIISSSHDDTILIWDFLNVSTNGQSEGRSPSRTYTYISR; this is translated from the exons ATGACAGGCTCTCGTAAGCGTCCGTCAGAGGGGAACTGTGACAAGGAGCAGTGCATCGCCCTGTTTGACCAGTGGTCTGAGACTGACCAGGTGGAGTTTGTAGAACACCTCATCTCCCATATGTGCCACTACCAACACGGCCACATCAACACCTACCTCAAACCCATGCTTCAACGTGACTTCATCACAGCActgccag cccAGGGGCTGGACCACATAGCAGAGAACATTCTGTCGTTCCTGGACGCGCAGTCTTTGTGCTCGGCAGAGCTGGTGTGTAAGGAGTGGCAGAGGGTGATCTCAGAGGGCATGCTCTGGAAGAAACTCATAGAACGCATGGTGCGCACAGACCCCCTCTGGAAAGGCCTGTCCGAGAGGCACCAGTG GGAGAAGTATCTGTTCAAGAACCGAACGACAGAAGTCCCGCCGAACTCCTACTACCACTCCCTCTACCCCAAGATCATCCAGGACATAGAG ACGATTGAGGCTAACTGGCGGTGTGGCAGACACAACCTACAGAGGATCCAGTGTCGGTCAGAGAACAGTAAAGGAGTCTATTGCCTCCAGTACGACGACGATAAGATCATCAGTGGCCTTAGAGACAACTCCataaag ATCTGGGACAAGCAGTCTCTGGAGTGTCTGAAGATTCTGACAGGTCATACAGGCTCTGTGCTGTGTCTGCAGTATGATGAGAGGGTCATAGTCACTGGCTCCTCCGACTCTACTGTCAG GGTGTGGGACGTGACGTCAGGTGAAGTACTGAACACTCTAATCCATCACAACGAGGCGGTGCTCCACCTGCGCTTCTGTAACGGTCTGATGGTGACGTGTTCCAAGGACCGCTCCATCGCCGTGTGGGACATGGCCTCGCCCACCGACATCAGCCTCCGGCGCGTCCTCGTGGGGCACCGAGCCGCCGTCAACGTGGTCGACTTCGACGACAAATACATTGTGTCGGCATCTGGAGACCGCACCATTAAG GTGTGGAGCACCAGTACGTGTGAGTTTGTGCGCACGCTAAACGGACACAAGCGAGGCATCGCCTGCCTGCAGTACAGAGACAGACTAGTGGTCAGCGGCTCCTCAGACAACACCATACG GTTATGGGATATTGAGTGTGGAGCGTGTTTGCGGGTGTTGGAGGGTCATGAGGAACTGGTCCGCTGCATTCGCTTCGACAACAAGAGGATCGTCAGTGGTGCCTACGAcgg TAAGATAAAGGTGTGGGATCTGCAAGCTGCTCTGGATCCACGAGCCCCAGCCAGCACCTTGTGCCTGCGCACACTGGTG GAGCACTCGGGACGTGTGTTCCGGCTGCAGTTTGATGAGTTTCAGATCATCAGCAGTTCCCATGACGACACCATCCTCATCTGGGACTTCTTGAATGTGTCGACCAATGGCCAGTCAGAGGGCCGGTCCCCCTCACGGACCTACACCTACATCTCCAGatag
- the LOC120062303 gene encoding F-box/WD repeat-containing protein 11 isoform X2, whose product MEPEMEDNTLELMFSNGPVMTGSRKRPSEGNCDKEQCIALFDQWSETDQVEFVEHLISHMCHYQHGHINTYLKPMLQRDFITALPAQGLDHIAENILSFLDAQSLCSAELVCKEWQRVISEGMLWKKLIERMVRTDPLWKGLSERHQWEKYLFKNRTTEVPPNSYYHSLYPKIIQDIETIEANWRCGRHNLQRIQCRSENSKGVYCLQYDDDKIISGLRDNSIKIWDKQSLECLKILTGHTGSVLCLQYDERVIVTGSSDSTVRVWDVTSGEVLNTLIHHNEAVLHLRFCNGLMVTCSKDRSIAVWDMASPTDISLRRVLVGHRAAVNVVDFDDKYIVSASGDRTIKVWSTSTCEFVRTLNGHKRGIACLQYRDRLVVSGSSDNTIRLWDIECGACLRVLEGHEELVRCIRFDNKRIVSGAYDGKIKVWDLQAALDPRAPASTLCLRTLVEHSGRVFRLQFDEFQIISSSHDDTILIWDFLNVSTNGQSEGRSPSRTYTYISR is encoded by the exons TTTAGTAATGGTCCTGTAATGACAGGCTCTCGTAAGCGTCCGTCAGAGGGGAACTGTGACAAGGAGCAGTGCATCGCCCTGTTTGACCAGTGGTCTGAGACTGACCAGGTGGAGTTTGTAGAACACCTCATCTCCCATATGTGCCACTACCAACACGGCCACATCAACACCTACCTCAAACCCATGCTTCAACGTGACTTCATCACAGCActgccag cccAGGGGCTGGACCACATAGCAGAGAACATTCTGTCGTTCCTGGACGCGCAGTCTTTGTGCTCGGCAGAGCTGGTGTGTAAGGAGTGGCAGAGGGTGATCTCAGAGGGCATGCTCTGGAAGAAACTCATAGAACGCATGGTGCGCACAGACCCCCTCTGGAAAGGCCTGTCCGAGAGGCACCAGTG GGAGAAGTATCTGTTCAAGAACCGAACGACAGAAGTCCCGCCGAACTCCTACTACCACTCCCTCTACCCCAAGATCATCCAGGACATAGAG ACGATTGAGGCTAACTGGCGGTGTGGCAGACACAACCTACAGAGGATCCAGTGTCGGTCAGAGAACAGTAAAGGAGTCTATTGCCTCCAGTACGACGACGATAAGATCATCAGTGGCCTTAGAGACAACTCCataaag ATCTGGGACAAGCAGTCTCTGGAGTGTCTGAAGATTCTGACAGGTCATACAGGCTCTGTGCTGTGTCTGCAGTATGATGAGAGGGTCATAGTCACTGGCTCCTCCGACTCTACTGTCAG GGTGTGGGACGTGACGTCAGGTGAAGTACTGAACACTCTAATCCATCACAACGAGGCGGTGCTCCACCTGCGCTTCTGTAACGGTCTGATGGTGACGTGTTCCAAGGACCGCTCCATCGCCGTGTGGGACATGGCCTCGCCCACCGACATCAGCCTCCGGCGCGTCCTCGTGGGGCACCGAGCCGCCGTCAACGTGGTCGACTTCGACGACAAATACATTGTGTCGGCATCTGGAGACCGCACCATTAAG GTGTGGAGCACCAGTACGTGTGAGTTTGTGCGCACGCTAAACGGACACAAGCGAGGCATCGCCTGCCTGCAGTACAGAGACAGACTAGTGGTCAGCGGCTCCTCAGACAACACCATACG GTTATGGGATATTGAGTGTGGAGCGTGTTTGCGGGTGTTGGAGGGTCATGAGGAACTGGTCCGCTGCATTCGCTTCGACAACAAGAGGATCGTCAGTGGTGCCTACGAcgg TAAGATAAAGGTGTGGGATCTGCAAGCTGCTCTGGATCCACGAGCCCCAGCCAGCACCTTGTGCCTGCGCACACTGGTG GAGCACTCGGGACGTGTGTTCCGGCTGCAGTTTGATGAGTTTCAGATCATCAGCAGTTCCCATGACGACACCATCCTCATCTGGGACTTCTTGAATGTGTCGACCAATGGCCAGTCAGAGGGCCGGTCCCCCTCACGGACCTACACCTACATCTCCAGatag
- the LOC120062303 gene encoding F-box/WD repeat-containing protein 11 isoform X1, giving the protein MEPEMEDNTLELMNTSVMESQNHVDDLSPKKTTILTKFSNGPVMTGSRKRPSEGNCDKEQCIALFDQWSETDQVEFVEHLISHMCHYQHGHINTYLKPMLQRDFITALPAQGLDHIAENILSFLDAQSLCSAELVCKEWQRVISEGMLWKKLIERMVRTDPLWKGLSERHQWEKYLFKNRTTEVPPNSYYHSLYPKIIQDIETIEANWRCGRHNLQRIQCRSENSKGVYCLQYDDDKIISGLRDNSIKIWDKQSLECLKILTGHTGSVLCLQYDERVIVTGSSDSTVRVWDVTSGEVLNTLIHHNEAVLHLRFCNGLMVTCSKDRSIAVWDMASPTDISLRRVLVGHRAAVNVVDFDDKYIVSASGDRTIKVWSTSTCEFVRTLNGHKRGIACLQYRDRLVVSGSSDNTIRLWDIECGACLRVLEGHEELVRCIRFDNKRIVSGAYDGKIKVWDLQAALDPRAPASTLCLRTLVEHSGRVFRLQFDEFQIISSSHDDTILIWDFLNVSTNGQSEGRSPSRTYTYISR; this is encoded by the exons AACACGTCAGTCATGGAGTCCCAGAACCACGTAGACGACCTCTCTCCAAAGAAAACCACAATTCTCACCAAG TTTAGTAATGGTCCTGTAATGACAGGCTCTCGTAAGCGTCCGTCAGAGGGGAACTGTGACAAGGAGCAGTGCATCGCCCTGTTTGACCAGTGGTCTGAGACTGACCAGGTGGAGTTTGTAGAACACCTCATCTCCCATATGTGCCACTACCAACACGGCCACATCAACACCTACCTCAAACCCATGCTTCAACGTGACTTCATCACAGCActgccag cccAGGGGCTGGACCACATAGCAGAGAACATTCTGTCGTTCCTGGACGCGCAGTCTTTGTGCTCGGCAGAGCTGGTGTGTAAGGAGTGGCAGAGGGTGATCTCAGAGGGCATGCTCTGGAAGAAACTCATAGAACGCATGGTGCGCACAGACCCCCTCTGGAAAGGCCTGTCCGAGAGGCACCAGTG GGAGAAGTATCTGTTCAAGAACCGAACGACAGAAGTCCCGCCGAACTCCTACTACCACTCCCTCTACCCCAAGATCATCCAGGACATAGAG ACGATTGAGGCTAACTGGCGGTGTGGCAGACACAACCTACAGAGGATCCAGTGTCGGTCAGAGAACAGTAAAGGAGTCTATTGCCTCCAGTACGACGACGATAAGATCATCAGTGGCCTTAGAGACAACTCCataaag ATCTGGGACAAGCAGTCTCTGGAGTGTCTGAAGATTCTGACAGGTCATACAGGCTCTGTGCTGTGTCTGCAGTATGATGAGAGGGTCATAGTCACTGGCTCCTCCGACTCTACTGTCAG GGTGTGGGACGTGACGTCAGGTGAAGTACTGAACACTCTAATCCATCACAACGAGGCGGTGCTCCACCTGCGCTTCTGTAACGGTCTGATGGTGACGTGTTCCAAGGACCGCTCCATCGCCGTGTGGGACATGGCCTCGCCCACCGACATCAGCCTCCGGCGCGTCCTCGTGGGGCACCGAGCCGCCGTCAACGTGGTCGACTTCGACGACAAATACATTGTGTCGGCATCTGGAGACCGCACCATTAAG GTGTGGAGCACCAGTACGTGTGAGTTTGTGCGCACGCTAAACGGACACAAGCGAGGCATCGCCTGCCTGCAGTACAGAGACAGACTAGTGGTCAGCGGCTCCTCAGACAACACCATACG GTTATGGGATATTGAGTGTGGAGCGTGTTTGCGGGTGTTGGAGGGTCATGAGGAACTGGTCCGCTGCATTCGCTTCGACAACAAGAGGATCGTCAGTGGTGCCTACGAcgg TAAGATAAAGGTGTGGGATCTGCAAGCTGCTCTGGATCCACGAGCCCCAGCCAGCACCTTGTGCCTGCGCACACTGGTG GAGCACTCGGGACGTGTGTTCCGGCTGCAGTTTGATGAGTTTCAGATCATCAGCAGTTCCCATGACGACACCATCCTCATCTGGGACTTCTTGAATGTGTCGACCAATGGCCAGTCAGAGGGCCGGTCCCCCTCACGGACCTACACCTACATCTCCAGatag